ACCAGGCTGCCCTGTGGCGCGGTCTGCAGGCCGGCCACCTGCACACCACGGCGACCGACCACTGCACCTTCTGTGCGGCGCAGAAGGCGGCGGGCCGGCTGGACTTCAGCAAGATCCCGAACGGCACCGGCGGCATCGAGGAGCGGCTGGCCGTGATCTGGGACGAGGGCGTGAACACCGGGCGCCTGACGCCTTCGGAGTTCGTGGCGGTGACCTCGGCCAACGCGGCCAGGCTGTTCAACATCTATCCGCGCAAGGGCTGCGTGGTCGAGGGCGCCGATGCCGACCTGGTCGTCTGGGACCCGGCCGGCACCAAGACGCTGTCAGTGGCCACCCAGCACTCGAAGGGCGACCACAACATCTTCGAAGGGCGCACGGTGACGGGCATCCCGACCCACACGCTGAGCGGCGGCCGGCTGGTGTACGTGCAGGGTGACCTGCGCGCCGAGCCCGGTCAGGGCCGTTACGTCAAGCGCCCGCCGTTCGGGCCGGTGTTCGACGCGCTGTCGCGCAAGGCGGCGCTGCAGGCGCCCACCGCGGTGGCGCGCAGCGCCTGAACCGAATGCATTGAAAGGACACCCCATGAGCACCCTCACCACCGAGGCACGCGACGTGCGCGCCCTGCGCGTCAACGGCACCCGCTTGTGGGACGCGCTGATGACGCTGGCGCAGATCGGCAGCACCGCCAAGGGCGGCGTCTGCCGACTGGCCCTGACCGACCTGGACCGCCAGGGCCGAGACCTGGTGGTCGGCTGGGCCCGCGAGGCTGGCATGAGCGTCACGGTCGACCAGATCGGCAACGTCTTCATGCGCCGCCCCGGGCGCAACAATGCGCTGCCACCCGTCATGACGGGGAGCCACATCGACACCCAGCCCACGGGCGGCAAGTTCGATGGCAACTATGGCGTGCTGGCCGGGCTGGAGGTGGTGCGCACGCTGAACGACGCCGGCATCGAAACCGAGGCCCCGATCGAGGTGGCGTTCTGGACCAACGAGGAAGGCTCGCGCTTCGTGCCGGTGATGATGGGCTCGGGCGTGTTTGCCAAGGCCTTTTCGCTGGAACACGCTTATGCCGCGAAGGATGTCGACGGCCTCACGGTGAAGGACGAGCTGCAGCGCATCGGCTACATCGGCGACGAAGTGCCGGGGCAGCATCCGGTGGGCGCCTACTTCGAGGCCCACATCGAGCAGGGGCCGGTGCTGGAGGACCACGGCATCACCATCGGCGTGGTGGAGGCGGTGCTGGGCATTCGCTGGTATGACTGCACGGTGACGGGCATGGAGGCGCATGCCGGCCCGACGCCCATGGGCCTGCGGCGCGATGCCTTGCAGGCGGCCACGCGGATCATGCAGGAGGTGGTGGCCGTGGCGATGCGCCACCAGCCCCACGGACGCGGCACGGTAGGCATGGTGCAGGTGCACCCGAACAGCCGCAACGTGATCCCCGGGCGCGTGACGTTTTCGATGGACCTGCGCAACGTGAGCAACGAGC
This is a stretch of genomic DNA from Aquabacterium olei. It encodes these proteins:
- a CDS encoding Zn-dependent hydrolase, whose translation is MSTLTTEARDVRALRVNGTRLWDALMTLAQIGSTAKGGVCRLALTDLDRQGRDLVVGWAREAGMSVTVDQIGNVFMRRPGRNNALPPVMTGSHIDTQPTGGKFDGNYGVLAGLEVVRTLNDAGIETEAPIEVAFWTNEEGSRFVPVMMGSGVFAKAFSLEHAYAAKDVDGLTVKDELQRIGYIGDEVPGQHPVGAYFEAHIEQGPVLEDHGITIGVVEAVLGIRWYDCTVTGMEAHAGPTPMGLRRDALQAATRIMQEVVAVAMRHQPHGRGTVGMVQVHPNSRNVIPGRVTFSMDLRNVSNELLDQMDAEIRAYAARVAAETGLQVDIREVSHYPAVPFEAGCVQAVREAAAQLGYSSMPCVSGAGHDAVYVARLAPAGMVFVPCKDGISHNEIEDADPAHLEAGCNVLMHAMLDRAGVVG